From one Tachysurus vachellii isolate PV-2020 chromosome 23, HZAU_Pvac_v1, whole genome shotgun sequence genomic stretch:
- the zgc:165481 gene encoding E3 ubiquitin-protein ligase RNF182, whose product MSCAQAEPEETPANPSENTSPSANANPNAITKPSISGSPIPSANAPSNSSNTFNLSVTNTSDEIECKICYQRYNIHSRKPKILDCLHRVCARCLNKILDIGDSSGCICCPFCRHETRVSDYEVAALPDDSNIMSFLAVRGKWWSSDHSKEVVLTPKSLSSSDSPYHDSSNCLVITIMEVQRDAQHSPSRNGSSDDYGEHSLDSVSVASNGGTIDQDAFTKICNHVPRILVWLLGFFYFGSLPLGIYLLVIQRVTLGIVCVSLVPTSLTVCLVYGFCQCLCQGICDCSSRS is encoded by the coding sequence ATGAGCTGTGCTCAGGCTGAACCAGAGGAGACGCCTGCAAATCCCAGTGAAAACACTAGTCCCAGTGCAAATGCCAATCCAAATGCTATCACTAAGCCTAGCATCTCTGGAAGCCCTATCCCCAGCGCCAATGCACCCTCAAATTCAAGCAATACTTTTAACCTCAGTGTCACAAACACCAGCGATGAGATTGAGTGCAAGATCTGTTACCAACGCTACAACATTCATAGCCGTAAGCCCAAGATACTGGACTGTTTGCACCGTGTTTGTGCCCGATGCCTTAACAAGATCCTGGACATTGGGGACAGCTCGGGCTGCATCTGCTGTCCTTTCTGCCGGCATGAAACAAGAGTTAGTGACTACGAAGTGGCGGCACTACCGGATGACTCGAACATCATGTCATTCCTGGCAGTCCGGGGCAAGTGGTGGAGCTCAGACCACAGCAAAGAGGTGGTGCTGACACCCAAGAGCCTATCATCCAGTGACAGTCCATACCACGATTCTTCTAACTGCCTGGTCATCACCATTATGGAGGTCCAGAGAGATGCACAGCATTCACCCAGTCGCAATGGTAGCTCTGATGACTATGGGGAACACAGCCTGGACTCAGTATCAGTTGCGTCAAATGGTGGCACCATAGACCAGGACGCATTTACCAAGATTTGCAACCACGTACCCCGGATTCTTGTGTGGCTACTGGGCTTCTTCTACTTTGGTTCCTTGCCACTTGGCATATACTTACTGGTGATCCAAAGAGTTACTTTGGGTATTGTATGTGTTAGCCTTGTACCCACCAGCCTTACTGTGTGTCTAGTATATGGATTCTGCCAGTGCCTCTGCCAAGGCATATGTGACTGCTCCAGCAGAAGCTGA